The Brassica napus cultivar Da-Ae chromosome C1, Da-Ae, whole genome shotgun sequence DNA segment AAAAGATTATGGGGGAGAACTTACCTTGGCAACTGCTTTGGGAGGATATTCACCGTTTAGTCTTGCATCAACGCACTGCTTCACCTTGTCTTCACTCAGTTTAGGGGTTGCCTGAGACCATACAAACAagttttcatttaataatatgattGCAGAcacattcctttttttttgtataagaGTTTGGTCTTCCTACAACATTCTCTAATCAATATGAGTAAAACAGAAAACGAAGCAGAGGTACATTAAGCATTACCCATGTCACAAGACTCTGCTGTCCACGTGGTAAAGTATGATCAACTGGTTTACGACCTGTGAGTAGCTCAAGCAGAACAACTCCAAAACTATACACATCACTCTTTGTGCTCAATGTTCCTGTCATTGCATACCTGAAATGCATAATTCAATTGTCAATTGGGATTATAATATTCCCAAAACATGATTTTTAATTGAATGACTATTCAAGCAGAGGGCTTACTCTGGAGCGTGATAGCCAAAGGTTCCAAGCACACGAGTCGAGTGAAGGCGAGCAGCCATGTCAGGGGCTTGATTAGACAGATCGAAATCAGCAATCTTAGCGATATCATCATCAAACAAAAGCACATTGCTAGACTTGATGTCTCTGTGGATAACATGAGTGTTTGCCTTCTCGTGCAAGTACTCCAGCCCTCTAGCCGCACCAACAGCGATCTTAACTCTCTGGTTCCACGACAAGACAGGACCTGGCTGCGCTCCTTTCACGCCTTTTCTACCTGTCACCAACAAAAGTTCACTTCACAGCCCTAAAACTCAAATGCTTTTTTACATTTAGTAACATACCGTGGAGAATATCATGAAGAGATCCATTAGACGCAAATTCATAAGCAAGAACACGGAGCGGTCCATCAACGCAGTACCCGAGAAGGGCAACGACATTGTCTTGACGCAATCTCGAAACCATTGATACCTGTTTTAAAGATCTTTTGTGTCAGTAACAAAGCAATAGATTGACaatattataatgattttaaGTTAATAGCATTCTACCTGCGCGAGAAACTCTTGATCAGGTTGCTTACTGGAATCAAGTTTCTTGATGGCAGCTGCGTTTCCGGTTTTGAGAACACCGTAAAACACTCTTCCATAAGAGCCCTCACCAATTAAGGACTTTGAACCGTAGTTATCGGTTATGTCCTTTAGTTCGTCAGCTGGAATAGCGGGAACAGAGATAGGCTGCATCTGAATAACTGGTGAGTTCTTGGGCGGATCTGCCTTGTGATGGTGAGCATTGATACCTTAACAACAACAGTTGAAAAGGTTCATAAACTTGGCCGCAAGCCAAAGGATGGACACTAAAGAGAACTAAATACTCATATGGGTAAACTAAGTTATACCATCTCTGTTGTGGAATGGCTTTGGTCCGGTTTCGGAAACCCTACGAAAATCCTCACCACCACCAAAACAGCCAAAGCAGCTCATTGCGCTTTTCTCTTACACACACAAACTTAGAAAACTGTTTAACACAAAACGTCAAAAAATTTCAGTAATGGGAGTTGTAGCAGGACAAGATTTGAGCTAAAAATAACAGTAAAtgcaaaactaaaaataattagtttttacATTACTAAAAATCTTTCAAAGGAAATTAGACAAAACGAATATAGAAATGTTCTGACGCAGAGCCTCAGGAAATACTTTCAGACAATGAACAGGGTTTAACCAACAACATAAATAAGACAGACTTGTCGGAAATCAAAaggaaaataattgtttttaaaaaaacagatTATACATGAGAAAAATACAATTCTTCTCCATGATCAAAGTTTCAACATAACCCCGGACATTTGTTGACCTAAGGTCAACGATCGTAACCGTTAAAATGGAATTCAAACTGAAATAAACCCAGAAAAAAACACTGTTTACAAAATCTTAATCGGCATGAAACCGGAACCTCAGGGAGAAATAATCTAATCACGAACATAAAAGGAAAGACCCTGAAAGGGAAATTCATTAGAGTTGGTCAGAAGAGAGCAAACATTTacctttttccaaaaaaaaatcaacagaagaggagaagagaagagacgAGTCGAATGTTTCCgatgagagaagaagaagctttccTATCTTGTTGGGTAGGGTTGGTGAAGCTTAAGCTTAAGAAGACACAAGACTTTTCTTCCCGGCGGAAATTTTTACAgttaatgatgatttataaaGTGGTGGAGCAGTTGCGCACGATAGCGTCTCCCCTCGCCTGCAACTTTTCattattttactttttcgtGTTTAGAAGCCTTAAGTCTCTAATCTACTCATTAATTAGCCATTTGGTTTTAGTTTAATTGTTGCACAGTTTCATATTATTACATGGTTTTTGTTTTCGCGGATAGATGTATATGTTCACATAATTGCATAAATTAAGTTAACTAATCATCAAAAATATGCATATTTACATTTTCGGATTTTTAAAAAGTAGTTCATATCATATAAACATTATCacatttttttatgttctttttgGTACAATAGTAATTGTTTGTTTACCTGCTAGGCTGAATTTATGAGAGAAAACCCAAAAAGACGgcttatatattctattaaatagGAAGATTATAAATAGTGGTACTATTATATTATTGTGATGGGATATAATAAAGTTGTAGGTTAGATAGAGGTCAAGATGTAAAGCAAGGGTCTTTTGACCATCACGGTGATCGTGTTCTTTGTGTTACTTGGTCTGTCTGTctacaagtcaacaaccaactTCTAAGCTTTCGCGTCTGTCTCACCTCAATTCCCACcatcttttccttttctttttggttcAAAATCTTATGCACGcgacttttatatatttatgtgtgttttcagCAATTTTAGAATATTCTTGAGTAAATGtgtttacaaaataaaacatatattctcTTGAGTAATATTTAATCGAATAAAAATTGAGTGATAAATTTGGAATTCTTTTACCGTTCAAACCAACGTCATTACACAAACTTTAAACTAACAACACAAAACCAAATCCCACAAGAATCGACCTGAGTTGTGTTTTGTTTAAAAGTTACCCATGGGGCCATAGGCCATAAAGCAATAAAATGCTGGGTCTATCTATTCAACCCATTATTTCACATTTTATCTCTCCGTGACTAAGCCCAGAGGCTAGCAACTGTCAGCTAAATACGCCATTTATTTCGTTGATTTTAGGGCCTTAATTGTTAGTCTGTTTTATCGATATTTGGGGATTAAGAGCACCTTTATCAATGGtattaaaaaaaaggttttcaGTTACAAATTAAAGCAAAATTGATTGATGGAATTCTAATAACCACccattaaattttcaaaagttcTATTTTTGTGTTAATTAGTCAGGCCCGGCCCGCTGCGGAAGCAGAGTAAAATGACCGTTTAGGGTCCAAACATCTTTCCAAGATTTTCCTCGAAGCACCTgttcattgattttttttttcttttatgtacTGCTGAaacccagtttggaatagcaacTAATAATTTTTTGAGAATCCCCTCTTTATACCAATGATGGAATTGCTCTAACAAAGTGGTTCAAGGTGAGTTTCaacgaataaaaaaaatcaaaatagaatTAAAAAGAATTCTAATATTAGGATTTTTTAGAACTCCACTACAATTCCATATGACACTTGTAAATAATAGAttggttaaatttttattttataattaactcTTAATTATCCAataactcattaaaatattaatattttttgttttgttttagaaaCTCTTTGGATTTCTTATTGACAATGTTGCTCTAACAACTCAATGCAATTCTTTTGAAAGATAAAACAATGGATCATGTTATCTCTCATTTTGTCAGACTACATATCTAACATTATTTGCTGTACTGTGCTTATTTCGTCTCCTAAGTTTTGATTAGACATTAGTCATTGGATTGCCGTCTACTACTTTGTTTGTGATTAAGTGTATCTATTTCGAAACTCAACGAAAATAACTCACAAAAGAAAAGctataaatgttaaaaaatgaaaatcagtGTGTGATCTtaccaaaactgaaaaatagaTCAATATTATTGGCAGGCTGGCGAAACTGTTCAAAATGTTTCTTTTCAAAACGACAATATCAGAGATAGACTATCGACCAGTGGGTCTAATTTGACACCTTAGCCGACACACTAACAAAGAGATAAATGAAAAAGTGAAGAATTCTATGTTGTCTTTTTGCCGGTGGCGACTGGACCCATCACTAAAGAAACAGCATGTGTGTGTAATGTAATGCGTCTCTCTTTCACTCCAACATGTCCCGTCCGGTTTCCCGGTTGTTAATTACTTTCCGTTCTCACTCACCGACACAAACCCCTTCTCTTAACTCCATGATTTACGTTGGCATTTATTTCTAACTCATTTCATTCGGATTCACATGCTCCAAAATAATCTTACCATGAGAAATACTCACTCCATTTCTAAAAATTCCatgtttaaaaagaaatatttttaaaaatacatttgctacatttttaatgtaatactTAATggtaatttataaatttcagaaAGCATAATTCTGTTTTTATCAACGTaattctatttattaaaattctattagTTGAATTTTATGTGGAAtagttaattacaaaaaataatatactaataattaaaaatttttatttttaatatgtaaaaattctaaaatagacATTTTTGAAATAGAAGAAGTCTTTGtggtatttaaatatttttttatgttagaATTATTCTCTATTTTCTAACACTAAACCATTAGCTTTGtcataatatctaaaaaaaaatctcccttTTCCAAATAGCTCTCGATTCTCTCTAGCTTAAACACCACTTGTTTCAGTTGCCGGCCAGCGACGTTAGCTATCCCAGCCACGGTGTCGGTCCGATATGTTCTTTAGTATTTAATTTCAGTGTAGTATGTGTAGATCGGTGTTTATTTGGACAGTTTCGGGATGGTTCTTCTCCGGCGATCTTGACCCGAGATGTTGGGTTTCCTCTCCGGCGTTGATGGCTTTGACAGCGTCGGCGTTGATGGCTTTGACAGCGTTGTATGGTCGGCTTACGTTCTGGTGTCGCACCTACTCTCTGGTGGACGACTAGCTTTTGATTCCGGGGCCCATGCCTTCCTCTTCGGGTTTGGACTGCCGGCTTCTGGTGTTTGAGGACATAATAGCTCCGGGTTGTACCGAATTCTGTTTGGATCTCCTCTTCTTTGTGCCTTCTATGTTCCAATTGATTCTGGCTTCGATTGGTTCGACaactgttttgattggaactccCTC contains these protein-coding regions:
- the LOC106428971 gene encoding receptor-like cytoplasmic kinase 1, which translates into the protein MSCFGCFGGGEDFRRVSETGPKPFHNRDGINAHHHKADPPKNSPVIQMQPISVPAIPADELKDITDNYGSKSLIGEGSYGRVFYGVLKTGNAAAIKKLDSSKQPDQEFLAQVSMVSRLRQDNVVALLGYCVDGPLRVLAYEFASNGSLHDILHGRKGVKGAQPGPVLSWNQRVKIAVGAARGLEYLHEKANTHVIHRDIKSSNVLLFDDDIAKIADFDLSNQAPDMAARLHSTRVLGTFGYHAPEYAMTGTLSTKSDVYSFGVVLLELLTGRKPVDHTLPRGQQSLVTWATPKLSEDKVKQCVDARLNGEYPPKAVAKLAAVAALCVQYEADFRPNMSIVVKALQPLLNPPRSAPQTPHRNNPY